From Chlamydiota bacterium:
CATAGATAATCGTGCCTGTGTATTCGGGATAAAGGTCGATGTCGTTAGCTTTGAGCGCATTAAATGTCATAAATGTGGAGCCTAGGTTGTAGTGCCTTTTTACAGTGTAGGGAGTTTTGTGTTCAATAAGGATTGTGACAAGCTCTGCTAAAATTTCGTCTTCGTAGCTTTTGCATGAGACGCAGATGGTATTATGATTTTGTTTTGCAGGAAGAATGATCAGCAAGCAGCTAAGGAGTAAAATCAAGCAACCAAGGATGAATAGTTTGTGTTTAAATGTTTGCATTTTTTTTAACTACAGTGAGCCATTTTTCCATTTTTAAAAAACAAAGATCCACAAGTACAGCCATGATCACAACAGGAATGGTGCCGGCAAGCACAAAATCCACTTGAAAGCGTTTCAATCCTTGGAAAATCAAGTCTCCCAATCCGCCGGATCCAACGAGTGATGTGAGTGTCACAAGTCCAAAGGTTGAAACAGAAGAAAGGCGCAGTCCTGATATGATAAGTGGAATAGAAAGAGGCAATTCGATGTGGTAAAAAATGTGCCATTTTTTCATACCGATAGCTTTTCCAAGTTCAATGGTTGCTGAAGGAATGTGCTTAAGTCCCATAAATGTGTTTTTTAGGATGGGTAATATCGCGTAAAAGACAAGCGCAATGATGCCTGGAAAAAAGCCTGTTGTTGGAAGAGAGATGGTGGGTTTGAGTTTTAAAAATGCCACTTCAATCAAGGCAATTAAAGCAATGCCCGGAACGGTTTGAAAGATGGAAATGATGCTAAGTATGGCTTCGCTCAAAGCTTGCTTTTTAGATTTTGCTAGAAGTATGCCAAGCAAAATTCCGATGACAAAAGCAATCAGCGTAGAAAAAAACCACAATTGTAAATGTTCCAAGCTTTTAGCTAAAATAAGATCAAAGAGTTTTTTAGACATTTTCCTTAATGATTGTGTTGATGATTTCCATGAGATTTTGTTTGGTTAAATGACCGACATATTCTTTCCCCTCAAAAATTGGGATTTGTTTTTCATTTGTTGTTTTGAAATAGTCCAGCGCTTCTAAAAGCGAGTGGCGCATAAGCAGATGTTCTGGTGTGGATATTTTACCTTTGTTC
This genomic window contains:
- the opuCB gene encoding Carnitine transport permease protein OpuCB, with the translated sequence MSKKLFDLILAKSLEHLQLWFFSTLIAFVIGILLGILLAKSKKQALSEAILSIISIFQTVPGIALIALIEVAFLKLKPTISLPTTGFFPGIIALVFYAILPILKNTFMGLKHIPSATIELGKAIGMKKWHIFYHIELPLSIPLIISGLRLSSVSTFGLVTLTSLVGSGGLGDLIFQGLKRFQVDFVLAGTIPVVIMAVLVDLCFLKMEKWLTVVKKNANI